In Lysobacterales bacterium, the following proteins share a genomic window:
- a CDS encoding glycosyltransferase family 4 protein: MKILLLHNHYGSAAPSGENQVFEAERVLLEGRGHDVRTITRHSDSLRETGSYGAMLGALSTPWNVFAANAVREEVQRFKPDVVHAHNTFPLLSPAVFPAANGAARVLSLHNYRLFCAAAIPLRDGHTCTLCLDRHSVTPALLHGCYRGSRIATFPIAAGIALHRARGTWRRDVEAFIALTEDQRNRLVAAGLPSARTYVKPNFYPGTPTCRPWHERSGSVVYAGRLSGEKGVDVLVRAWSRWGAKAPELLIIGDGPLRARLEDEVRQNSARIRFLGQCSAEETQYLIGDAKLVLVPSTCIEGFPMVLRECFALGTPTLVSDLGPLPALVRDAGGTTFRASDDEELRRRASDLWEQPDRLAAMSMEAHAAFQMHYTESANHDRLMHIYEAAQREYRDRGTAQ, encoded by the coding sequence TTGAAAATCCTGCTGCTGCACAATCATTACGGTTCAGCCGCGCCATCCGGCGAAAACCAGGTGTTCGAGGCAGAACGAGTGCTGCTTGAAGGACGTGGTCACGACGTCCGAACCATTACCCGACACAGCGACTCCTTGCGCGAAACCGGCTCGTATGGCGCAATGCTCGGCGCGTTGTCGACTCCGTGGAATGTATTCGCTGCAAACGCCGTTCGTGAGGAGGTCCAACGCTTCAAGCCGGACGTTGTGCACGCACACAACACGTTTCCCTTGCTGTCTCCAGCCGTCTTTCCCGCCGCAAATGGTGCGGCACGGGTTCTCAGCCTGCACAACTACCGCTTGTTCTGTGCCGCAGCCATCCCGCTTCGCGACGGTCACACCTGCACGCTTTGCCTCGACCGGCACAGTGTCACGCCTGCGCTTCTCCACGGCTGTTATCGCGGCAGCCGAATTGCCACATTTCCGATCGCTGCGGGCATCGCATTGCATCGCGCCCGTGGTACCTGGCGTCGCGATGTCGAAGCCTTCATCGCACTGACAGAGGACCAGCGAAATCGGCTCGTTGCGGCCGGCCTTCCATCGGCGCGCACATACGTCAAGCCGAACTTCTATCCCGGCACGCCAACCTGCCGACCCTGGCATGAGCGATCCGGTAGCGTGGTCTATGCAGGGCGCTTGAGTGGCGAGAAGGGCGTCGATGTTCTGGTTCGCGCATGGTCGCGCTGGGGTGCGAAGGCACCTGAATTGCTGATCATCGGAGATGGCCCGTTGCGTGCGCGCCTGGAGGACGAAGTCCGGCAAAATTCGGCCCGCATCCGATTCCTCGGACAGTGCAGTGCCGAGGAAACGCAGTATCTCATCGGCGATGCCAAGCTGGTACTGGTGCCGTCGACATGTATCGAGGGGTTCCCGATGGTTTTGCGGGAATGTTTCGCACTTGGGACTCCGACCCTGGTCTCTGATCTCGGGCCGTTGCCTGCATTGGTTCGTGATGCTGGCGGCACCACCTTTCGCGCCAGTGACGATGAAGAGTTGCGTCGGCGAGCTTCGGATTTGTGGGAGCAGCCGGATCGGCTCGCGGCGATGTCGATGGAAGCGCACGCTGCTTTTCAGATGCACTACACCGAATCGGCGAATCACGACAGGTTGATGCACATCTACGAAGCGGCTCAGCGCGAATATCGTGACCGGGGCACCGCTCAATGA
- a CDS encoding O-antigen ligase family protein, which translates to MILPAAMGASFLGWMLPLAVALVHLLTNIGRMTFPIMLWVPWIAWVIGYTVMAEAANALQRGIMLLTPLVVGAAFSTLRTTPELLDRIDRWITWFLWVFLAAAGIATGLLSSGTLYDTTNFAAGSITASLLACWFATRYVLMRRNRDLLLWQIMTAVPVLANTRTGMIAVAITLPLVLAPWSVLRRLLLLAALPVIGLALFQTERIQKKMFYSGRGTVDEAVTAVYNMFTGEEHVEANFATSGRSVLNDALRRGLKDEYFFGHGANTTEAISLRITHVAHPHNDWLRLRYEYGLIGTLLFAATMLLQVWHGWRSARRLPNPLNIYLYVAVSAFLPMAIFMLSDNVILYVAWFGNLQFALLGLGYSIAHQLRATELQMAARS; encoded by the coding sequence ATGATTCTGCCTGCCGCAATGGGTGCGTCCTTTCTCGGCTGGATGCTGCCGCTGGCCGTTGCCTTGGTGCACTTGCTCACGAACATCGGCCGAATGACATTTCCGATCATGCTCTGGGTTCCCTGGATCGCCTGGGTCATCGGCTACACGGTCATGGCGGAAGCGGCCAATGCATTGCAGCGCGGCATCATGCTGCTGACGCCCCTGGTGGTCGGTGCTGCATTTTCGACATTGCGCACGACGCCCGAGCTGCTCGACCGCATCGACCGCTGGATTACCTGGTTTCTTTGGGTTTTTTTGGCTGCAGCAGGCATCGCTACCGGTCTACTGTCCTCGGGCACGTTGTACGACACCACCAACTTTGCGGCGGGTAGCATCACCGCATCGCTTCTCGCGTGCTGGTTTGCCACGCGATATGTGCTGATGCGCCGAAATCGCGACTTGCTGCTGTGGCAGATCATGACCGCGGTGCCGGTGCTGGCGAATACGCGTACCGGGATGATTGCCGTGGCCATCACCTTGCCACTGGTCCTCGCGCCTTGGTCGGTGCTGCGCCGACTTCTGCTCCTTGCGGCATTGCCCGTGATCGGGTTGGCGCTGTTCCAGACCGAACGCATCCAGAAGAAGATGTTCTACTCCGGGCGCGGCACCGTCGATGAAGCAGTGACGGCGGTGTACAACATGTTCACGGGCGAGGAGCATGTCGAGGCGAATTTCGCGACGTCCGGACGCTCGGTGCTCAATGATGCCTTGCGTCGCGGACTCAAGGACGAATATTTCTTCGGACATGGTGCCAATACCACCGAGGCAATTTCGTTGCGCATCACGCACGTGGCGCACCCACACAACGACTGGCTGCGCCTGCGCTACGAGTACGGCCTGATCGGTACCTTGCTGTTCGCTGCAACCATGCTCCTGCAGGTCTGGCATGGGTGGCGTTCGGCACGACGCTTGCCCAATCCGCTCAACATCTACTTGTACGTCGCCGTCTCGGCCTTCCTGCCGATGGCGATCTTCATGCTCAGCGACAACGTGATTCTTTACGTGGCGTGGTTCGGGAATCTGCAGTTCGCACTGCTGGGGCTCGGATATTCGATCGCGCACCAATTGCGTGCGACGGAATTGCAAATGGCGGCGAGATCTTGA
- a CDS encoding nucleotidyltransferase family protein — protein MISREQLARELVAGSTSRPASLQPWLDAGRVEGIDTLLAARWQSSVDLGVADRASCTATLQRAHARELFLQAHERDALSALRAADIDVLVLKGAALARWLYPEPYLRTRSDIDLLLRSEADVVRCRDALLALGYEDLDLPLLPPTYERAYRKPIGKGEHSVDVHWRLSNHPAFAHCFSFNDLWVERQSLTGLPGGWALGPVHALIHACLHRACNLTEVAGDRLIWLYDIALLVPRLSDSDWTLLARLAMTSRTAEPCRHTFAAVYSLFDIAIPHSTMQLLTEVALHEAFRMDHARHLGYRSYWAFRELPWSERVPWLLRRVFPDWRYMQAHFKLKHRGQLPWAWIRRLVDLTTGIGRRH, from the coding sequence ATGATCTCTCGCGAACAACTTGCTCGCGAGCTGGTGGCCGGATCCACCTCTCGACCGGCGTCTCTGCAGCCTTGGCTCGATGCCGGTCGCGTCGAGGGTATTGACACGTTGCTCGCTGCAAGATGGCAGTCTTCCGTTGACCTCGGTGTCGCTGACAGGGCATCGTGCACTGCGACGTTGCAACGCGCCCACGCGCGCGAATTGTTCCTGCAGGCGCATGAGCGGGACGCACTCTCCGCGCTGCGTGCTGCAGATATCGACGTTCTGGTTCTGAAAGGTGCTGCCTTGGCGCGTTGGTTGTATCCCGAGCCATATCTGCGCACACGCAGCGACATCGATCTCTTGCTCCGCTCGGAAGCTGACGTGGTGCGATGTCGCGATGCGCTCTTGGCGTTGGGATACGAAGATCTCGACCTGCCTTTGCTCCCCCCTACTTATGAGCGCGCGTATCGCAAGCCCATCGGCAAGGGAGAACACAGCGTCGACGTGCATTGGCGACTCTCGAATCACCCTGCTTTTGCCCACTGTTTTTCGTTCAACGACCTGTGGGTGGAACGACAGTCGTTGACGGGACTTCCCGGCGGTTGGGCTCTGGGACCGGTTCACGCCTTGATTCACGCCTGCCTGCACCGTGCCTGCAACCTGACTGAGGTCGCCGGTGATCGGTTGATCTGGTTGTACGACATCGCGCTGTTGGTGCCGCGCCTGTCCGATTCAGACTGGACATTGCTGGCCAGATTGGCCATGACATCACGAACCGCCGAGCCTTGTCGGCATACGTTCGCAGCGGTGTATTCGCTATTCGACATAGCGATTCCTCATTCGACAATGCAATTGTTGACCGAAGTGGCTCTCCACGAGGCGTTCCGCATGGATCACGCGCGCCATCTTGGATATCGCAGCTATTGGGCATTCCGGGAGCTGCCTTGGTCGGAGCGCGTGCCGTGGCTGCTGCGCCGGGTGTTCCCGGACTGGCGCTACATGCAGGCTCACTTCAAGCTGAAGCATCGCGGCCAATTGCCTTGGGCCTGGATCCGGCGCCTCGTCGACTTGACTACAGGAATCGGGCGGCGGCACTGA
- a CDS encoding lasso peptide biosynthesis B2 protein, translating into MASTRCRWRSWCALPWRERVRLLHLALLLALVQACLKVAGYARTRRWCEQLGDAPQRRIATAPDIADARRLAELTDIAGRHGLVRATCLRQALVVTTLLRRRGFDAQLRIGVQRDGEPFGAHAWVEVGGTALGRPDSSGQGPTLQR; encoded by the coding sequence ATGGCTAGCACTCGCTGTCGTTGGCGATCCTGGTGTGCGCTGCCGTGGCGAGAACGTGTGCGACTGCTGCATCTGGCCTTGCTGCTGGCGCTGGTGCAGGCCTGTCTGAAGGTTGCAGGTTATGCCCGGACGCGGCGCTGGTGCGAACAACTGGGCGACGCGCCGCAGCGTCGTATCGCGACCGCGCCGGACATCGCGGACGCGCGACGCCTGGCCGAACTCACCGACATCGCCGGCCGCCACGGCCTCGTGCGCGCCACCTGCCTGCGTCAGGCGCTGGTCGTCACCACCTTGTTGCGCCGGCGCGGATTCGACGCGCAGCTTCGCATCGGCGTGCAACGCGACGGCGAACCGTTCGGGGCGCATGCGTGGGTGGAGGTCGGCGGTACGGCATTGGGTCGGCCTGACTCGTCTGGTCAAGGCCCAACGCTTCAGCGTTGA
- a CDS encoding WecB/TagA/CpsF family glycosyltransferase has translation MNEDVLGYRVFSGGKSASVSRMMDAIRHDGRIWAACMNPHSYVVACDRKEFSRALKAADILVPDGIGIVLASRFCGGDIRERVTGFDLFTGLHDALALRGGGRVFFLGSTPEVLAEIAVRMQRDWPSLEVVGTYSPPFATQFSDAENMAMTAAVNAARADVLWVGMTAPKQEQWLHAQWPQLEVRVAGAIGAVFDFYAGRIKRSHPLFQRLGLEWLPRLLQEPRRLWRRTFVSTPRFLWDVWRFGIRKRQPPP, from the coding sequence ATGAACGAGGACGTGTTGGGCTACCGCGTTTTTTCTGGCGGGAAAAGTGCGAGCGTCAGTCGCATGATGGATGCGATCAGGCACGATGGCCGTATCTGGGCAGCTTGCATGAATCCGCATTCCTATGTCGTGGCCTGCGATCGCAAGGAATTCTCGAGAGCCCTGAAAGCAGCCGACATCCTGGTGCCAGACGGCATCGGCATCGTGCTCGCGTCGCGCTTTTGTGGTGGTGACATTCGGGAAAGGGTCACGGGCTTCGACCTGTTCACCGGTCTACATGATGCGCTCGCGCTCCGCGGTGGCGGGAGGGTGTTCTTTCTTGGCTCGACACCGGAGGTGCTTGCGGAAATCGCGGTTCGCATGCAGCGCGACTGGCCGTCGCTGGAAGTAGTCGGTACTTACTCGCCACCCTTTGCAACGCAGTTCTCCGACGCCGAGAACATGGCGATGACTGCTGCCGTGAACGCCGCGCGCGCCGATGTGTTGTGGGTGGGCATGACCGCGCCGAAGCAGGAGCAGTGGCTGCACGCACAATGGCCGCAACTTGAGGTTCGCGTCGCTGGTGCGATTGGCGCCGTATTTGATTTCTATGCCGGGCGCATCAAGCGTTCGCACCCGCTGTTCCAGCGACTTGGTCTGGAGTGGCTGCCACGACTGCTGCAGGAACCACGACGGTTGTGGCGCCGAACCTTCGTCTCGACACCTCGCTTCCTCTGGGATGTTTGGCGATTTGGCATCCGCAAACGCCAACCGCCGCCATGA
- a CDS encoding ABC transporter ATP-binding protein yields the protein MSSRASLFADLLRTERWCLLRGALLSALEALAWLSAPWFAGEAVAALMRREIPSGLLWAWVAVLTVQTALTMANGWLGGRLGARLVAELGVRVHDHLQSLPLAWHQARKRGEILSLLGQDVWRVAGFVASTLPAVTPMLLTGAGALFMLARIAPTLGVLIALLVPVYLLALKLAGRRIRPTVDAHIREDSAKFALAEQHLSLLALTKAYTREADHARRFALQSERVRALGERQQGQELLLAPIVRWLAASAVVALLGFGARSVAAGELAADDLVGLLLYGLLLTQPVSQFAGLYGRVQAVRASTQRLDALFAEAPEPDGGRRELSKVRGELAFEAVAFAYPGRTPLYSALMLHIGAGETVAITGANGAGKSTLAHLLMRFADPSAGRITLDGVDLRELSLRNLRRHVGLVSQHVLMLHDSVAHNIGFGLAGADRTAIERAARAAHAHAFIEQLPQGYDTVIGDEGVRLSGGQKQRIALARALLKDPAVLILDEATAMFDPDGERDFIAECHALLRERTVLLITHRPASLALADRVLKLEDGRLRETS from the coding sequence ATGTCCTCACGCGCTTCCCTCTTCGCCGATTTGTTGCGTACCGAACGCTGGTGCTTGCTGCGTGGTGCGCTGCTGTCGGCGCTGGAGGCGCTGGCGTGGTTGTCTGCGCCGTGGTTTGCCGGCGAGGCGGTGGCGGCGCTGATGCGCCGGGAAATTCCGTCGGGACTGTTATGGGCTTGGGTCGCCGTGCTCACCGTTCAGACCGCATTGACGATGGCCAACGGCTGGCTCGGGGGCCGGCTCGGTGCGCGTCTGGTGGCCGAACTCGGCGTGCGCGTGCATGACCACCTGCAGTCCCTGCCGCTGGCCTGGCATCAGGCACGCAAGCGCGGCGAGATCCTGTCCTTGCTGGGCCAGGATGTCTGGCGGGTCGCCGGATTCGTCGCAAGCACACTGCCTGCCGTCACACCGATGCTGCTGACCGGCGCCGGCGCCCTGTTCATGCTGGCGCGCATTGCACCGACTCTCGGCGTGCTGATCGCCCTGCTGGTGCCGGTCTACCTGCTGGCATTGAAGCTTGCTGGGCGACGCATTCGTCCGACCGTCGACGCCCATATTCGCGAGGACAGCGCGAAATTCGCGCTCGCCGAACAGCACTTGTCGCTGCTGGCGCTGACCAAGGCCTACACCCGCGAGGCCGATCATGCTCGTCGCTTTGCGTTGCAGAGCGAACGCGTGCGCGCCCTCGGCGAACGCCAGCAAGGACAGGAATTGTTGCTGGCGCCAATCGTGCGCTGGCTCGCGGCCAGCGCGGTCGTCGCGCTGCTCGGGTTCGGCGCACGATCGGTGGCCGCAGGCGAACTCGCTGCGGACGACCTCGTCGGCTTGTTGCTGTACGGACTGCTGTTGACGCAACCGGTGTCGCAATTCGCCGGTCTGTACGGGCGAGTCCAAGCGGTGCGGGCCTCGACGCAGCGCCTGGACGCCTTGTTTGCGGAAGCCCCGGAGCCGGACGGCGGTCGGCGCGAATTGTCGAAAGTCCGGGGCGAACTCGCGTTCGAGGCGGTGGCGTTCGCCTATCCCGGCCGGACGCCGTTGTATTCGGCTCTGATGCTGCACATCGGCGCCGGAGAGACCGTCGCGATCACTGGCGCCAATGGCGCCGGCAAGAGCACGCTCGCCCATCTGCTGATGCGTTTCGCCGATCCGAGCGCGGGTCGCATCACCCTCGATGGCGTTGACCTGCGCGAATTGTCGCTGCGCAATCTGCGCCGCCATGTCGGACTCGTGAGCCAGCACGTGCTGATGCTCCACGACTCGGTGGCACACAACATCGGCTTCGGACTGGCCGGCGCAGACCGGACGGCGATCGAACGCGCGGCGCGCGCGGCGCACGCGCATGCCTTCATCGAGCAACTGCCGCAGGGTTACGACACCGTGATCGGCGACGAAGGTGTGCGCCTGTCCGGCGGTCAGAAGCAACGTATCGCGCTGGCACGCGCCTTGTTGAAAGATCCGGCTGTGTTGATTCTGGACGAGGCGACGGCGATGTTTGATCCCGACGGCGAACGCGACTTCATCGCCGAATGCCATGCGCTGCTGCGCGAACGTACGGTGTTGCTGATCACGCACCGCCCGGCAAGCCTTGCGCTTGCCGACCGGGTGCTGAAGCTCGAAGACGGTCGACTTCGCGAGACCTCGTAG